In Myxocyprinus asiaticus isolate MX2 ecotype Aquarium Trade chromosome 16, UBuf_Myxa_2, whole genome shotgun sequence, the genomic stretch actcacaagattaTAGCTGACGAatccgcatatgaacgcacacatcCCTaatgtcgccaatggcgactagattttaaattattgtcgcaatcaattttGCGACCACTTTaggtgcagtctggagccctgcaagtGTACAGGAAAGTTTTGGACTGTTGATATGTATACTATATAATATTTTACTCTCTGTGCTGATCATTTGAAATAatcaaactttgattttaagAAAAGCCATTCAATGTAATTTGAAGTtaatttgaatgtaactgtacacATTGTCAGTGTTGTTCATTTCTTATGTCCAGCTGTGTGAAGGCTTATCTCATCTCCCACGGTGGATTGCAAAGCTGTTTTACAACtgctatacattttaatgcaccTAACTCTGTTCCGGCAAcaatgtttaaatagtcattttcattattttatacattttttttaaatcttattattattatttttcactttgAGACATACAAAAAAGCCTTTCTCCTATTGGACAAACTGATAATCACTGGAAGTTTGTATAATTCAAATACAGTCTCAACCAACTTATTTTATTATGGAAATTGCTCAGCAAACACAGTAGATCACACAGTGTGAGTATTTTAAATACTCACTTTTGCACTTTACACACAAGGGCAGTTAATTAGTTTTGTTTCATTGGTGCATGTTAAATAAAAATCACTCTAATTCTGATTTAGTAAAGTAAAATGTTTGCTGATGTGGAACTGTTTAATGTTAACACTACAAATCTCATAAAGATTCTAAAGTGTTTATCAAAAACTGTCCACAAAGATCTAAGAGATCTGATTATTAGGTAAAACCTATATTTCCATATGCTGTAGAATGAACTGCCATTTATCTCCATAGTGTACAAGTTTCCTCCTTATTACACCCTGACTGGCTGACTGATCAACAAAGAGGCAATGGCAAAACTGTTACAATAACAAACAACTGTGCAACTTTATTAAGCTCAAAGGATGGCAGTATTGACATACAGTTTGTATTGACATACAAACAGGTGGACTTGCACAATGCAATATACCAAGTATATATTAGACCTATGCATAACACAGGCATGCTTCCCTATCAGTAAAACACTGCTCATTTTAAACGCTAATAGCTGCAACTGGACAAATCTACAGGTTAAAGGGTATGAAAGACAGAACTAAATGCACACAAAGTGATGAAGAGAATGTTGTGCACCAGCTTTTCACCAAAAACCCTTAATAAAAAAGTGGCAAGTACATGAATCCAATCACGGAAAATTGGCAATTTaatggaacaaaaaataaatctttgGATACGTTAAAAAACCCAATACTATACCCTAAATGAAAAGGAAAATTAATGAGGAAACTTAGTTTTCACCCTCAGCCCcatcttttgtttctttgttctttcgtacctcttcaagcttcttgtcctaaaataaagaaacaaacatcTGTTAAATAACTAGTTCATAAcaattctatatatataaaaatcactaTGAATATGCATGCATTTGTATGCATACTTTCTCTTTGAATTTCTCGTTCATAGCTGCCATGCGTGCTGTGCGATTTTCTTTGTTGGCTTCCATTTTCTGGTTAAGTTTCTCCTCTGCCATCTTGCTGAAGTTATTGTTCTCCTCCATTGCTTTCTGTAGAACCTCCTTCTCATGCTCCCGTTTCTCAGCTAAGTGCTTCAAGACCTCTGCCTCATGGTTCTAAAAGGAGGAATTAAACAAATGAAGAACAGGATGCATGATAAGCTCAATTACAACTGGAGGCCTCTGACGTATTTATAGGTCCTTTGTGCATATTTACGCTTACCTTGCGTCTCTCCTCTGCTGCTTCCAATTTTTTCTGGATCTCATCCAAAGAAACCTCTTTCTTCTTGGGGGTGGAAAGTGGGAATTCTCCTTTGGCATCTGGGGCCGTGGGACTCAGGATAACCTCAAAAGCTTGTCCCGAGGCACGCTTGTCCAGTTCCTTAACCTGAATGTCTGTAAACGATATAGCATTCCATTTATTAATCCACGTTCAATTTATCCAGGACATCTAAACGTGGTTTACTGTTACAGCAAAGTACTGTACACATGTTGAAATCCAGACTGGACCTTAGCTGCTCATATTTCCACAGCTTACCTCCAGAGGACGCCATTGCACTTCCAACCGTGGCGGTTTCACACACCTGCCAAATAACAGCAAATAATGATGTCAGAAAAATGACCATTTTGCCACTAAAACTGATCAAAGAAGCTATTCATGCTTTCAACAATCCTTTCTCTTAACTATCAGTCCCTCCTATGTCGTGTTGTAAACAACCACAGATATACAGCAGTTTATTATGACATTCTATCATTGAAAAATCTTATTTCATAatactctatgtgtgtgtgtgtgtgtgtgtgtgtgtgttaatatatatatatatatatatatatatatatatatatatatatatat encodes the following:
- the LOC127453607 gene encoding stathmin-like gives rise to the protein MASSGDIQVKELDKRASGQAFEVILSPTAPDAKGEFPLSTPKKKEVSLDEIQKKLEAAEERRKNHEAEVLKHLAEKREHEKEVLQKAMEENNNFSKMAEEKLNQKMEANKENRTARMAAMNEKFKEKDKKLEEVRKNKETKDGAEGEN